In Phaeobacter inhibens DSM 16374, the following proteins share a genomic window:
- a CDS encoding YHS domain-containing (seleno)protein, whose protein sequence is MKRVLFAALAAASFGLPAFAGDQYIDSTGFAVSGYDVVAYRDLAQNPVGSAQPAAVPGNAAYTADHNGATFAFSSAENRDKFAANPDYYAPQYDGHCAYGVSKGGKVPGNPNLWRIVDDKLYLNITKNVVGFWEEDIPGNINLAQGNWPEIEPADASKNVIPNFTSSAPEQG, encoded by the coding sequence ATGAAACGCGTTCTCTTTGCCGCCCTTGCCGCTGCCTCTTTTGGTCTGCCTGCGTTTGCCGGGGATCAATATATCGACAGCACCGGCTTTGCGGTCTCCGGCTATGACGTGGTGGCCTACCGCGATCTGGCGCAGAACCCCGTTGGCAGCGCCCAACCCGCAGCGGTACCGGGCAATGCGGCCTACACGGCTGATCATAACGGCGCCACCTTCGCCTTCTCCAGCGCAGAGAACCGCGACAAGTTTGCCGCCAACCCTGACTATTACGCGCCGCAATATGACGGCCACTGCGCCTATGGCGTCTCCAAGGGCGGCAAGGTTCCGGGCAATCCAAACCTGTGGCGCATCGTGGATGACAAGCTGTATCTCAACATCACCAAAAACGTTGTTGGCTTCTGGGAAGAGGATATTCCCGGCAATATCAACCTCGCTCAGGGCAACTGGCCCGAAATTGAACCGGCGGACGCCTCCAAGAATGTGATCCCGAACTTCACGTCCTCTGCCCCGGAACAGGGTTGA
- a CDS encoding ABC transporter permease, which produces MAQHTPEQTAPATPAIALGERRFGRMNWLGLRTLARREITRFLVVWTQTLMAPMVTAALFLMIFNIAIGPGRGDVMGVPFIEFLAPGIMMMTVIQNAFANTSSSIVITKVQGNIVDTLMPPLSGFEILLGYLAGAVARGVFVALGIGTGLMLVLGVVPEHPLVALLFVVLGALFLGGLGIVAGVFAEKFDQMAAITNFIVTPLAFLSGTFYSVEALPPVLRLLSHLNPVFYLIDGVRFGVIGTSDSSPLLGLLVCSLSSAAIGTLAWLMLRSGYRLKS; this is translated from the coding sequence ATGGCACAGCACACCCCAGAGCAGACAGCACCGGCGACACCGGCCATCGCCCTTGGAGAGCGGCGCTTCGGGCGGATGAACTGGCTGGGTCTGCGCACGCTGGCGCGGCGCGAAATCACCCGGTTTCTGGTGGTCTGGACCCAGACGCTGATGGCGCCGATGGTGACGGCCGCCCTGTTCCTGATGATCTTCAATATCGCCATTGGTCCGGGGCGGGGCGATGTCATGGGCGTGCCCTTCATCGAATTTCTGGCCCCCGGTATCATGATGATGACGGTGATTCAGAATGCCTTTGCCAATACATCATCGTCGATTGTGATCACCAAGGTGCAGGGCAATATCGTCGATACGCTGATGCCACCCTTGTCGGGGTTTGAAATCCTGCTTGGCTATCTGGCCGGGGCGGTGGCGCGCGGTGTTTTTGTCGCGCTGGGCATTGGCACCGGGTTGATGCTGGTGCTGGGTGTGGTGCCGGAACATCCGCTGGTGGCCCTGCTGTTTGTGGTGCTTGGTGCGCTGTTTCTGGGCGGGCTGGGCATTGTCGCCGGTGTCTTTGCCGAAAAATTCGATCAGATGGCGGCGATCACCAATTTCATCGTGACCCCGCTCGCCTTTCTCTCGGGCACATTCTATTCAGTGGAAGCGCTGCCGCCGGTGCTGCGGCTGCTCTCACATCTCAACCCGGTCTTCTACCTGATCGACGGGGTGCGATTCGGGGTGATCGGCACCTCCGACAGCTCCCCTCTGCTCGGACTGCTGGTCTGCAGCCTGTCCAGTGCGGCGATTGGCACATTGGCCTGGCTGATGCTGCGCAGCGGCTACCGGCTGAAGTCCTGA
- a CDS encoding GcrA family cell cycle regulator, translating into MSWTDERVELLKKMWGEGQSASQIAKELGGVTRNAVIGKVHRLGLSNRNSGTAKPAAEPKEKPAAAPKPAPAAAAAAPAKPKPQPKTEPARPVTPEPAASAEGRPATPARRQIIPAGQPLPPQPSANEISPEALAKVNEIEKKAKKLGLMELTERTCKWPVGDPATEDFWFCGLPVQQGKPYCEAHVGVAFQPMSARRDRKR; encoded by the coding sequence ATGTCCTGGACAGACGAGCGCGTCGAACTGCTCAAGAAAATGTGGGGCGAAGGGCAATCTGCAAGCCAGATCGCCAAGGAACTGGGCGGCGTGACCCGCAACGCCGTGATTGGCAAGGTGCATCGCCTGGGACTGTCCAACCGCAACAGCGGTACGGCCAAACCCGCCGCCGAGCCCAAGGAAAAACCCGCCGCGGCACCAAAACCGGCGCCCGCCGCAGCTGCGGCCGCACCGGCCAAGCCCAAGCCGCAGCCCAAGACCGAACCGGCCCGCCCGGTGACGCCTGAGCCTGCGGCCTCTGCCGAAGGTCGCCCGGCCACGCCAGCACGCCGCCAGATCATTCCGGCCGGCCAGCCGCTGCCGCCGCAGCCCTCGGCCAATGAAATCAGCCCTGAAGCGCTGGCCAAGGTCAACGAGATCGAGAAGAAAGCCAAGAAGCTGGGCCTGATGGAACTGACCGAGCGGACGTGCAAATGGCCCGTGGGTGATCCCGCGACCGAGGATTTCTGGTTCTGCGGCCTGCCTGTTCAGCAGGGCAAACCCTATTGCGAAGCCCATGTCGGCGTGGCGTTCCAGCCGATGAGCGCACGCCGCGACCGTAAACGGTAA
- a CDS encoding DMT family transporter yields the protein MIITRQHPALAAALILLATVFIAGTTLVAKALGTDALGAPLHPLQISFGRFVFAFLAISTLVAVRRPRFTAPHWGLHLGRTSFGWMGVTLMFAAVAYIPLADATAITFLNPVFGMLLAIPLLGETVGRWRWAAAVIALLGAMVLLRPTPASFQPASLLALAAAAVMGLELIFIKRLAGREKPLQILWFNNLLGSVIASVAVMAVWQPPTAEQWALMVALGSMMACAQGCFINGMARADASFVAPFSYATLIFAAIYDFAVFAEAPDAITVLGAVIILAGAALLAWREGRQRVPTLHVDPGAQADQDFSR from the coding sequence ATGATAATCACCCGTCAGCACCCCGCCCTCGCCGCCGCGCTGATCCTGCTCGCCACGGTATTTATCGCAGGCACCACGCTGGTGGCCAAAGCGCTTGGCACGGATGCTCTGGGCGCGCCGCTGCATCCGCTGCAGATCAGTTTCGGACGGTTCGTGTTTGCGTTTCTGGCGATCAGCACCCTGGTTGCGGTGCGGCGGCCCCGGTTCACCGCGCCGCATTGGGGGCTGCATCTGGGGCGCACCAGTTTTGGCTGGATGGGGGTGACGCTGATGTTTGCCGCCGTTGCCTATATCCCGCTGGCCGATGCTACGGCGATCACCTTTCTCAACCCGGTCTTTGGCATGCTGCTGGCGATCCCCCTGCTGGGGGAAACGGTCGGACGCTGGCGTTGGGCGGCGGCGGTGATTGCGCTTCTGGGGGCGATGGTCCTGCTGCGGCCAACCCCGGCCAGTTTTCAGCCCGCAAGCCTGCTGGCGCTGGCGGCGGCTGCGGTGATGGGGCTGGAGCTGATTTTTATCAAACGGTTGGCCGGGCGGGAGAAGCCGTTGCAGATCCTGTGGTTCAACAATCTGCTGGGGTCCGTGATTGCCAGCGTTGCGGTGATGGCAGTCTGGCAGCCACCAACAGCCGAGCAATGGGCGCTGATGGTCGCGCTTGGCTCCATGATGGCCTGTGCGCAGGGCTGTTTCATCAATGGAATGGCGCGGGCGGATGCCTCTTTTGTGGCGCCGTTCAGCTATGCCACGCTGATCTTTGCCGCGATCTATGATTTTGCCGTCTTTGCCGAGGCGCCGGATGCGATCACCGTTCTGGGCGCGGTGATCATCCTGGCGGGCGCGGCGCTATTGGCCTGGCGCGAGGGGCGGCAGCGGGTGCCGACCCTACATGTAGATCCGGGCGCGCAGGCTGATCAGGACTTCAGCCGGTAG
- a CDS encoding SseB family protein produces the protein MTDATPLDHSHAAMLAAPQDDAARLRFYERLADSELFLLLTKEPEGDTIAPELFETADGTFALVFDREDRLAEFAGRIVPYAALSGRVVVQMLAGQGAGATIGLGVNLDVAPSAILIPAEAVAWLHDTLGQTPAEVDAEIEAITAPKGLPEMLITALDTKLATAVGLAQSAYLVGLHYRGGGQGHLLGFVDAKEAAQSALAKAVGEALTFSGVEAGALDVGFFASSDAMAARLAQAGLRFDLPQPAAPSVPSAPGRDPENPPRLS, from the coding sequence ATGACCGACGCCACCCCTCTGGATCACAGCCACGCCGCAATGCTGGCAGCGCCTCAGGACGACGCGGCCCGCCTGCGGTTCTATGAGCGGCTGGCGGATAGTGAGTTATTCCTGCTGCTGACCAAAGAGCCCGAGGGCGACACCATTGCGCCCGAGTTGTTTGAGACCGCAGATGGCACCTTTGCGCTGGTTTTTGATCGCGAGGACCGGCTGGCAGAATTCGCCGGGCGCATCGTTCCTTATGCGGCTCTGTCGGGTCGGGTCGTGGTGCAGATGCTGGCGGGGCAGGGGGCAGGGGCCACGATTGGCCTTGGCGTTAACCTTGATGTGGCGCCGTCTGCGATCCTGATCCCGGCGGAGGCCGTAGCCTGGTTGCATGACACTCTGGGCCAGACCCCGGCCGAGGTTGATGCTGAGATTGAGGCGATCACCGCCCCCAAGGGCCTGCCGGAGATGTTGATTACTGCGCTGGACACCAAGCTGGCCACTGCGGTGGGTCTTGCACAGTCCGCCTATCTTGTCGGTCTGCACTACCGTGGCGGCGGGCAGGGCCATCTGCTGGGCTTCGTTGACGCAAAGGAGGCCGCGCAATCCGCACTGGCCAAGGCGGTGGGAGAGGCGCTGACTTTCTCCGGGGTTGAGGCGGGCGCGCTGGATGTCGGCTTCTTTGCCAGCAGCGATGCCATGGCGGCGCGACTGGCGCAGGCCGGGCTGCGGTTCGATCTGCCGCAACCGGCAGCCCCGTCCGTGCCCTCCGCCCCCGGACGTGATCCTGAAAACCCGCCCCGGCTCAGCTAA
- a CDS encoding ABC transporter ATP-binding protein, which produces MLEFENVSKSFWTGTQRKVILDRVSFRVDLGKSMGVLAPNGTGKTTLINMMAGLEKPDEGEIRRGCRISFPLGFMGGVINRLSAMANARYIANLYGLDPDYVEAYCRWLCGLGEYFDQPVGTYSSGMRARFSFALMLALDFDIFLIDEGMPSTTDVEFNKKAGSILQERLETTTIIMVSHQPKTLEKFVRSAAVLVDGQLHMFETLEEAKQLYDYQTQG; this is translated from the coding sequence ATGCTTGAGTTTGAAAACGTGAGCAAGTCCTTCTGGACCGGCACCCAGCGCAAGGTGATCCTTGACCGGGTGTCCTTTCGCGTTGACCTCGGCAAATCGATGGGGGTGTTGGCCCCCAATGGCACCGGCAAGACCACGTTGATCAACATGATGGCCGGGCTGGAAAAACCCGATGAGGGCGAAATTCGTCGCGGCTGCCGGATCTCGTTTCCATTGGGGTTCATGGGCGGGGTGATCAACCGCCTGTCAGCGATGGCCAATGCCCGCTATATCGCCAATCTCTACGGGCTGGATCCCGATTATGTCGAAGCCTATTGCCGCTGGCTCTGCGGCTTGGGAGAGTATTTTGACCAGCCCGTCGGCACCTATTCCTCCGGTATGCGGGCACGGTTCAGTTTTGCGCTGATGCTGGCGCTGGATTTTGATATCTTCCTCATCGACGAGGGGATGCCCAGCACCACCGATGTGGAATTCAACAAGAAAGCCGGGTCAATCCTGCAGGAACGGCTTGAGACCACCACCATCATTATGGTGTCGCACCAGCCCAAGACGCTGGAGAAATTTGTCCGTTCTGCGGCTGTTCTGGTGGATGGCCAGTTGCATATGTTTGAAACCTTGGAAGAAGCGAAACAGCTCTATGACTACCAAACCCAAGGCTAA
- the yghU gene encoding glutathione-dependent disulfide-bond oxidoreductase: MSDTTYTPPKVWTWEQESGGRFASINRPIAGATHDKELPVGEHPYQLYSLATPNGVKVTVMLEELLAAGHSGAEYDAWLINIGEGDQFGSGFVEVNPNSKIPALMDRSGDAPVRVFESGSILMHLAEKFDAFLPKEGAARAEVMNWLFWQMGSAPYLGGGFGHFYAYAPEKYEYPINRFSMEAKRQLDVLDRQLADNRYIAGDDYSIADMAIWAWYGQLVLGRLYEAAEFLDVESYTHVLRWAKEIDARPAVSRGRMVNRAFGELHTQLRERHYASDFDTKTQDKLEPAEADS, from the coding sequence ATGAGTGACACAACTTACACCCCGCCAAAAGTCTGGACCTGGGAGCAGGAAAGCGGTGGCCGCTTTGCCTCGATCAACCGCCCTATTGCCGGGGCCACCCATGACAAAGAGCTGCCGGTGGGGGAACATCCCTATCAGCTCTATTCGCTGGCCACACCCAACGGGGTGAAGGTCACGGTGATGCTGGAGGAGCTGCTGGCCGCCGGCCACAGTGGCGCCGAATATGACGCCTGGCTAATCAATATCGGTGAGGGGGATCAGTTCGGATCCGGTTTCGTCGAGGTCAATCCCAACTCCAAGATCCCGGCGCTGATGGACCGCAGCGGCGATGCACCGGTGCGGGTGTTTGAATCCGGCTCAATCCTGATGCATCTGGCGGAAAAATTCGACGCCTTCCTGCCCAAGGAGGGAGCCGCCCGCGCCGAGGTGATGAACTGGCTGTTCTGGCAGATGGGCAGCGCGCCGTATCTGGGCGGCGGTTTTGGCCATTTCTATGCCTATGCGCCGGAGAAATACGAATATCCGATCAATCGCTTCTCGATGGAGGCCAAACGCCAGTTGGATGTGCTGGACCGGCAACTGGCCGACAACCGCTATATCGCTGGAGATGACTACTCCATCGCCGATATGGCGATCTGGGCCTGGTATGGACAACTGGTGCTGGGTCGTCTTTATGAGGCGGCAGAATTCCTGGATGTGGAAAGCTACACCCATGTGCTGCGTTGGGCCAAGGAGATCGACGCGCGTCCGGCGGTATCGCGCGGGCGGATGGTCAATCGGGCCTTTGGCGAGCTGCACACCCAGCTGCGCGAACGCCATTATGCGTCGGATTTCGACACCAAGACGCAGGACAAGCTGGAACCGGCAGAAGCCGACAGCTGA
- a CDS encoding uracil-DNA glycosylase family protein, with protein MTTTEDLRQEIRACRLCAGRFAATVTRHSPRPVVWFDSAARILIAGQAPGARVHDSGRPFTDPSGDRLREWLGLSEAQFYDQSLVAIVPMAFCFPGYSAKKADLPPPAICRTTWHDRVMDTLPNIGLRVLVGGYAHSYHLGGKQSVQARVEGWRDHAPQEFPLPHPSWRNTAWLKRNPWFETDLLPVLRARVQELIT; from the coding sequence ATGACCACAACCGAGGATCTGAGGCAGGAGATTCGCGCGTGCCGCCTCTGTGCGGGGCGGTTTGCCGCAACCGTGACCCGGCACAGCCCGCGCCCTGTTGTCTGGTTCGACAGCGCGGCGCGTATTCTGATCGCCGGTCAGGCGCCGGGCGCGCGGGTCCACGACAGCGGTCGTCCTTTCACCGATCCTTCCGGGGATCGCCTGCGTGAGTGGCTGGGCCTGAGTGAGGCGCAATTCTACGACCAGTCGCTGGTGGCGATCGTGCCCATGGCGTTTTGTTTTCCCGGGTATTCCGCGAAAAAGGCAGATCTGCCACCGCCTGCGATCTGCCGCACCACCTGGCATGACCGGGTGATGGACACCTTGCCCAATATCGGCCTGCGCGTGCTGGTCGGCGGCTATGCCCACAGCTATCATCTGGGCGGCAAACAGTCGGTGCAGGCGCGGGTTGAAGGCTGGCGGGACCACGCGCCGCAGGAGTTTCCCTTGCCTCATCCGTCCTGGCGCAATACCGCATGGCTGAAACGTAATCCCTGGTTCGAGACCGATCTGCTGCCGGTCCTGCGCGCCCGGGTTCAGGAGCTGATAACATGA